A single window of Nicotiana tomentosiformis chromosome 1, ASM39032v3, whole genome shotgun sequence DNA harbors:
- the LOC104090367 gene encoding beta-D-glucosyl crocetin beta-1,6-glucosyltransferase-like: MLRAILLTSQTAIANLFLSSFSIFMDTEQSILRVLMFPWLAYGHISPYLTVAKKLACRGFYVYLCSTPVNLNFIKKKIPQKYSFSIQLVEFHLPDLPELPPSYHTTNGIPPHLNYTLKKALKMSKPNFYKIIENLKPNMLIYDILQPWAKEVANSYNIPAVMLLTFSAAMLSYIFHPVKKPGTEFPFPALYLREIERQRREEMMEKAAKEKDPDDKDPFAEEEEPMNKIILISTSRATEAKYIDYFTELIQWKIAPVGPPVQETTNEYDGDLDDDLIDWLGKKYENSTVFVSFGSQYFLSKEDLEEIALGLELSNVNFIWVVRFPKGEEVRVEEALPEGFLERIGDRGRVVNGWAPQLRILSHPSTGGFVSHCGWNSVMESIDFGVPIIALPMHLDQPINARLIVELGVAMEIVRDDEGKVHRGEVAQVVKSVICEKTGENLRNKVREISENLKKKREEEMDAAVGELVQLCKTSKSNNMML; encoded by the coding sequence ATGCTCCGGGCAATACTATTAACTTCACAAACAGCCATAGCTAATCTGTTTTTATCATCCTTTTCGATTTTCATGGATACAGAACAAAGTATTTTAAGGGTACTGATGTTTCCATGGTTGGCTTATGGTCACATCTCTCCTTATTTAACTGTTGCCAAGAAACTTGCATGCAGGGGATTCTATGTATATCTCTGTTCTACGCCTGTGAATCTCAATTTTATTAAGAAAAAAATCCCTCAAAAATACTCCTTTTCAATTCAGTTGGTTGAATTTCATTTACCAGATTTACCCGAGCTTCCTCCTAGTTACCATACAACTAACGGCATCCCACCCCATCTAAATTACACCCTAAAAAAAGCCCTCAAAATGTCTAAACCTAATTTTTACAAAATCATAGAAAATTTAAAACCGAATATGTTAATCTATGATATATTGCAGCCATGGGCTAAGGAAGTTGCAAATTCATACAATATTCCAGCAGTCATGCTTTTGACTTTTTCTGCGGCTATGTTATCATACATTTTTCATCCAGTAAAAAAGCCGGGGACTGAATTTCCTTTCCCAGCTCTTTATTTGAGGGAAATTGAGCGACAACGAAGGGAAGAAATGATGGAAAAAGCTGCTAAAGAGAAGGATCCTGATGATAAGGACCCTTTCGCTGAAGAAGAAGAACCTATGAATAAGATAATACTGATTAGTACCTCGAGGGCAACAGAAGCCAAATACATCGATTACTTCACCGAGTTGATCCAATGGAAAATTGCACCAGTTGGTCCTCCAGTCCAAGAAACAACAAATGAATATGATGGGGACCTAGATGATGATCTCATTGATTGGCTAGGAAAGAAATATGAGAATTCAACTGTATTTGTCTCCTTTGGAAGCCAGTATTTCTTGAGTAAGGAAGATTTGGAAGAAATAGCTTTAGGATTGGAACTTAGCAATGTTAACTTCATATGGGTTGTAAGATTTCCAAAGGGTGAAGAAGTTAGAGTTGAAGAAGCACTACCAGAAGGTTTTCTTGAAAGAATTGGAGATAGGGGAAGGGTTGTGAATGGATGGGCACCACAACTAAGAATTCTAAGTCATCCGAGTACTGGAGGATTTGTAAGTCATTGTGGTTGGAATTCTGTAATGGAAAGTATAGATTTTGGTGTGCCTATTATAGCTTTGCCCATGCATCTTGATCAGCCAATAAATGCTAGGCTGATTGTGGAACTTGGAGTCGCAATGGAGATTGTTAGAGATGATGAAGGTAAAGTTCACAGAGGAGAGGTAGCACAAGTTGTTAAAAGTGTAATTTGCGAGAAAACAGGGGAAAATCTAAGGAATAAAGTTAGAGAAATCAGTgagaatttgaagaagaaaagagAGGAAGAAATGGATGCAGCCGTTGGAGAGCTAGTACAACTTTGCAAAACTAGCAAGTCCAATAATATGATGTTGTAA